A window of Oncorhynchus masou masou isolate Uvic2021 chromosome 16, UVic_Omas_1.1, whole genome shotgun sequence genomic DNA:
TTGACATTCAGTGGATCACTGATGATGTGAAacctgatttttattttatttttagaaaACATTAGGGAAGTTTGCAACATGCCTGGAGATGAGAAGCTCTGCCTTGCAGGTTTGTACCTCTGATTACCTAATACCACTAAATGAATGCTCTCTTTCTACCTATTCATCAGTGTTGAACTGTCTATAGGCCGATGAATACATCCAATACCAATCTGTGATGGcaaatcaaattacattttatcTATCACATGcctcgaatacaacaggtgtaggtagaccttacagtgaaatgcttacttacaagcccttaaccaacaatgcagtagtaagaacaaaatacaacacaaaaaataaataaaagtaacaaataattaaagagcagcagtgaaataacaatagcgaggctatatacaggggttaccagtacaaagtcaatgtgcgggggcaccggttagtcgaggtaattgaggtaatatgtacatggaggtagagttattaaagtgactatgcatagataataaacagagtagcagcagcataacaGAGGGGTgggtgcaatgcaaatagtctgggtagccatttgattagatgttcaggagtcttatgtcttgggggtagaagctgtttagaagcctcttggacctagacttggcgctccggtaccgcttgccgttcggtagcagaaagaacagtctatgacaagggtggctggagtctttgacaatttttaggactttcctgacaccacctggtataagaggtcctggatggcaggaagcttggccttacgcactaccctctgtagtgccttgtggccGGAGGCCGAGCTGTTGCCATataaggcagtgatgcaaccagtcaggatgcattcgatggtgcagctgtcaaaacttttcaggatctgaggacccatgccaaatcttttcagtctcctgagggagaatagcttttgtcgtgccctcttcgcgactatcttggtgtgcttggaccatgttagtttgttgttgatgtggacatcaaggagcttgaagctctcaaccggcaccactacagccctgtcgatgagaatggggtgtgttcggtcctccttttcctgtggtccacattcatctcctttgtcttgagtATTCATCTAATTAAGTGTGAATGTGGACATGTTACGTCTCGCCGGCCAATTATCATATTGATGAaaatccagtgtctgtgttatgaCTAACATACGATTGATTACATGATGTTACACTCattctgttttttttaatgatttcTAATTCTTAACCTTCCATGATATGCATTTAACTCTGTAACACAACCTTGTCAGTGTATCACAGGAAGATTTTGTCAGAGTTGTCAGATGTTCCAAGGCTGTGACAATTGGCTCCAAAATGTATTCACGTCTTCAGCGAATTCTTGATTTCAGTATTTCCCATCTTCTTTTGCTCCTTTAGTGCACACAATCTCAGGAGGAGTTCAAGTTGGAAGATCTGAAGAAACTGGAAATTAGTGTGTATACTAGGAAGAATGTGATATCGTCAACATCTAAATGATTTATTCATCATAAGTTGAATGTTTTGGCAATGATATGTGTTAATTATGCTTTTCTGTCAACAGTTATCAAGAGTATTTTAACGTATAACAAAGATTTTCCTTTTGACGTGCAGCCAGTGCCCTTGAGGTAAATGAAGATCGATGAACCATCACAATGCAGGCCACTTATTGTCGTACCCAATGTAAATACAGAGAAAACCCAGAAGTGTTTTTGTTTAAGTACACAATAATCAGAACAAATCAGAGCAAATTATGGAGTAAAGCAAATGGTATTACTAAAAATTCAACAATGGCTTCCCCACCTGAATGACCTAATCTAATCTCCTAACAACGTGCTGAGTCTGTAAATATTCAAAACAAGTAATCTAATGAATGAAATCTTACATTCAGGAGAATCCTGGCcccgggggaggaggagaacttggaggtggaagaagaggaggatgctGCTACAGGAGCAGGCTCCCCAGAGTCCTTTCCCAACAGAGTACCAGGTAAGTACTCACAAAGTACTTGCAAAGTACTCAACAAATAAAGTGTTTTATTTGTCATCtatgatgtacagtgccttgcgaaagtattcggcccccttgaaccttgCAATCTTTTGCCAcatgaaaactgctgttcacaaatgctctccatccaacctcactgagctcgagctgttttgcaaggaggaatgggaataaaatttcagtctctcgatgtgcaaaactgatagaggcataccccaagcgacttacagctgtagtcgcagcaaaaggtggcgctacaaagtattaacttaagggggctgaataattttgcacgttcaatttttcagtttttgatttgttaaaaaagtttgaaatatccaataaatgtcatggTTATTTATTTTGGCTTTGTGGCCCTGTTTCGAGTGCCTTTGTGATTGCTGTctcctctgttccctgtctctctgcaTGGCTTCGTCGCTCTGTCCTCACTGCCTGCTCCATTCACAGTTTTGCAAGGTATGGTTTGGTTGAGAAGTAAGGGGCTGGCATGGGTCTGAATGAGTCTATGTCTTTTTATAGTTTTGTCATAGCATGAATATAATTGCCTACTAATGGACAGTTTGTTATTATCAAAAACCCTATCCTACTACTACTAGATAGCTTTAGTTGTTGAATCTACTTTTCAACGTCTTTTTTTTATAAGCATTCACCAAAACGTGTATGTCATCTTAGCCTTATCTGTTAGTCAGTCTACAACTTCTTCTGCTGCCTATTATTGTATAAGTAAAATACTGCTGACAGTAATGACTTAAAGAAGGATCTGTAAGTATAAACACTggttacgtcccaaatgacaccctattccctatgcagtgcattacaggccctggtcaaaagtagtgcactatagtaaAGCACTTGTCCCCCTTgcccattttttatttatttttgtattccTTGTAAGTTCTTGTGCTGTTCGGGGAATAACCTATGTGTAAATGTAACAATCTGCtgctgtatgtttttgtgatatTTTTGAtcgttttgtttgtcttgtgtagtttcttaatcattgtacataaactgtatgtgtaaacatgtatacgcagggcccagctgtaaaagagaccttggtctctgtctgtgttccttgttgaaataaaggtataataaaataataatatagggagtagggttccatttgggacattaCCATTATCTTGATTTCAGCTGCATTAGTTCTGGGAATGTGGGAAAGTTTTCTGCAATTATTGTATCTTAGAAAGTTACAGCTTTCATGTCTCCAACAGGGACATTGTTGCCACGGTTACCCTCAGAGCCCAGGATGTCGCTGCTCACAATAAAGATTGACAAGATTGGGCTGAAAGATGCAGGGCAATGCATTGATCCCTACATGACAGTTAGTGTGAAAGGTACTATATATAGGCTATATTGTTTACATTGCTGAGATGAGTTGCTTACCTTCACGTCTGAAATGGTAAGGTCTGAAGCAGTGATAATCTAGaaaaatgttaaaataattaTCTCTGTTGAGTTGACACTTGAcagtacattttttaaaatatatataatttattccTGCAGAACAGCCCAAGTGAATCTGAACATTTTTTTTCCCAACAGATTTGAGTGGCATTGATTTGAACCCAGTGCAAGACACACCTGTGGCAACCCGAAAGGAGGACACATACATTCACTTCAGCGTAGACATTGAGATCCAGAGACATATCGAGAGACTACCAAAAGGTAGTCAAACGTTCTATTTCTACTGAATTCGTAGTGGGGGCCTCTATTTAGCCAGTATCATGTAATATTAAGCTAATACAGTGTCAGTTTATGTTCAAATCCTTGCAGAGGGGTTGGGCAGATAATTGTTAATCCTGAATTTTGTTCACGTTCCAGGGGCAGCTATTTTCTTTGAATTCAAGCACTATAAACCCAAGAAGGGGTTTACCAGCACAAAATGCTTTGCCTTCATGGAAATGGATGAGATCAAACCTGGTCCCATTGTGATCGAGTTGTGAGTGACACATTTTGTGTTTTCCAGATTAATTTTCTTTAAATGTACTATTTTATTTTAAGATGAAAATAAATTACATTTGATAACTATTTATTTTGAGAATCTCAGATTTCAGCTatttttctgggggggggggggggggttatagggTTCAGTCTGCTCTTTGAATATACTGTTTGAATGAATCACGTATTTATGCTATCGGATGTCAGGTACAAGAAGCCTACTGACTTCAAGAGGAAGAAGCTCCAGCTCCTGACCAAAAAGCCActctatctccacctccaccagacgtTGCACAAAGATTAATAACCATGGTCACTGAGTAAAGCACATCAAGAATGCAGAAGCGCCACAGAATTCCACTGTAGTCATCAGACATCCAGCAAAGTTTGGTGTACCGACTCCCTATCCGCCTCCACTCACATCAGCAATACTAAACCCAGCCACAACCTCAACTCTGTGATAGGACGGCCCTGGATGACACATATTAACTACAGCGAtgacaacacactactgtataaTGCTGCTTCGTAACCAAGTGGGAGGTGGGAATTTACCAGTTGTGAAGTCATAAATACCAGTTGGATGCATTCACGTGCTTTGAAAAGATCATTTGGCTAATGGCCAACAAGCTACCTAAACCATAAACTAGAAGCTATCATGCTGGTAAACAAATGAGTGTTAAAAAAACATATTCATAGATTGCtttttataaataatgatttgttGCATTTAATTGCAGAAAAATGCTGTTATCCAGGTCATTTCCTAAGTAGGTGACCTCAGAGGTCAGCATGTGGGAGAAGTGGGAGCTCAGGATGATGTATgagtttcccactagtaattaccagttggagggccTTTCAAATTGATTTTTCCCAGTTGTATATGGTAAATTCCCACTTGGTTACAAACGCATTTGACCCCTCTGGTGCCAATTAGCGATCacttttttctctcttctctgcatGACGCTCAATGGAAAAGAAGAGTTGAGATAGCAATTGGTACTGTATGTCAAACAACCAGCAGAAAAACAACCAGCCTCGTCTTTAGTCTTCCTCTGCCTTTCCCTTTGGGGATGAAAGAGGATCAACATGGTCATTGGTGCTCAAGTGGTGTATTGATGATGTCATATCCTGGTGCAAATTTCAAAATATCTCATTGTGCCCATTTGACACTGCCACAGTGAAAATATATAACTGCCCTGTTCATTTACTTACATCCTTATCACTGATCTAGCCGTTATTTAATAGGTCAAAGTAATATATTGGGATATTTGCTTTAATCTATCCTATCACATTATATGTGTGATTACTTCaaggatgggaggaaggatgcATTTTTTTAGCATTCAAAAAGGATTCTGAGATGCTATGTCATCCTGTTATAAAGGGAGTTGAAAAGGATGCTGCATGAACTGAAGTTGACTTTTACCTTTGTTTTGAATGCTGTTCCCATCAAGGCCACAATGGCTAACCACTATTTAAACATTGTCTCCATTTTATTAAAATTTGGATATTTTTTTGTTGTAATGGCACTAACTGAATAcacttatggtgctttcaagacaactgggaactctgaaaaaatttggtcaaatcatgacgtcagtgatcttcggGTCGGAAAGTCAGAGATCTAGAAAGGTGCCAGAGTTCCCAACTTGAGTTGGATGACTAAAAATATTTCTCCTAGTCAGAgcttgtttttttcagagttcccggttgtcttgaacacactgaagtcggagatttctgagttcccagttgttttgaacacggcaTTAAGAGACACTAATCAGTGCATATTATTGTGTGTGCTGTCCGACAGGGTTGACGATTGTCAATACAGTGTTGTGCTTTTAGTAACAGGTTGTGAGAAAATGAATATTTATCATTGGACTGACAATTTAcactattttaatttttaataaacAAAATGCTGTTTGAATTAGTGGTCCTTCTTTACACTTACTAAAGGAGCGAAACCAAACATGTCAAATTTTCACTGGGCTTGTTTGACATGGCAGGTGACCACTGACTGATAAACAAATGACTTCGCATCATAAAATAAACGACTCATTATTATTCGTAGATCAGTTAGTCATAATGAATCACATATTTGATTCTCACGAACATAGCCACTGCCGTGTAAGACTAGCGAAGGCTTTGCAAGAGTGCCCATAGTAATTACCAGAATTATCCACTTAAATCAGGAATAAACAGATGGGTATTTACTCTAGCAAAGACAGCAAATTCAAGTGTTGGGTGTCGACAGAAAATCCACTTTGTCATCATGATTGACCTTCAGTAACTCCATTTATGGCATCACATACTGTAGAAATGTACAATGTCAATACAAACCTGGAAGGTGATGACAAACCCTGTTCATTCTACATGTACTGAttctgtagactagagcagggtTTCGCAAACTCGGTcgtgattcaaataatcaaatctTGAGGAGTTGATTAATAGAATcaactgtgtagtgctagggcaaaaggactgagtttgggaaaccctggactATAGCATAAGACTCAAACCCTTGTATGCCCTTACTTTTCCCGGTGTCATTCACTCAGAACCACTTTCAGTGTACAGTATGGTGACAGGCAGAGTAGAGCCCAGCTACACAATAATTTGACAGCCTCGATAAGTGTACATCATAACATTCCAGATATGCCAATAATCAGTTAAGTGTTATGGTAGTTGTAAATAGTCAGTGGGTACAAAGAAAAGTTCTGGGACCTACAGAGAGTAAAACATTTCTAACCAAAGCATGCAATGATATTTAATGCAAATAGTCTTTAGTCAcgtgcaaaaaaaaaacaatatttttatTGATAAATAGAAAAATGTGATGCATTCCTgatgtaacataacaaaaagAAACACACGTGAAACAATTGTAATATGACAGGTGTTCAGTTAGTGGGTGATTACTGGCCTTTCACATATAATACAGCTACCCATACAAAACAAAATGCACTGTCAGACATTTCCTTTCAAACTAAAATGGATCGCAAAAGTTGTCATATGCGTCATATGAACAATAGAAAACTGCAGTACCTATTACCAGTTTTATTAATAAAATATCCTAAGAACAGTAAATTACATCTGACTTTCAACTTACACAACTTTCCCTTTTAGTTCATTCTGAAGAGAGTTTTGGGAAGAGCTCAGATAATATGGTACTTCTGAAATGATTGATCAAGCAACCCAAAAGCTTGGGGTCCATTTATTTTTAATAATAATTTCCACAGGAAACCATGATAACATTTTGAAATGAATACAAAATCAACATAACCTTTTAAAAAGCTCAGTCACACAATATAAATGTTATTGCACAATAGGACTTCTTGCAGAGTAACAAGCCTCAGTACTACTCCTCTTCAAGTCTATTACATTTCAGACACGAAATATAAGACATTGATTTTCTGATGCTTTAATAGGAACTCACTTTTTAGATACTTCTGTTGTTCGCAAGTATATCATATATTTATTTTCAGctaattaaaaaacaaaaaaaggaaAAAATAAAGAGATGAATCGTGGTTGATTAAATGTAGCTGGGTCGTTAATGGTTGGtaggtgtctcaggctctgccatGGCAGAGCTGTCTGAGTCCTGGGGGGCAGCTGTTGCCTGCTGGGACCTATAGTCTTGCCCCTGGCCCTGGGGGCCAGCGCCAGGCTGGGGGCCCACTGAAGAGTCATGGCCATGTGGGACCTGTGGCTGCACAGGGAAGTCTCTGGGGCCGACATGAGGGTATGGGGCCACCCCAGGGGGCAGGATGGAGTGATCAAGTGGTCCATAGTGCACGTAGGTATGTGGGGGTCCCATGGGTCGGGCCATAGGAGGGCTGCCGGAAACACCTAGGTAGAAGGAAAAATGAACATACAAATTAAATATAACACTGTAGTACCAACATAACAATAGTATTTCAGTTGTGGTTAGCGATGCGAATAACAAAGACTCAACTTGAGATAAAAGCTGGGGGCCAGAATTCACCACCTACTGAATGGGGAAGGCACCGGTTCATAGTGAGAAGGTGGAGGAAGGTCCCGGTTGTGTGGGGAAGGGGGACTGTAAGCACCAGGAGTTGGAGGCCGATGTCCGGGTGGTATCATGGGACCAGGCGGGTGTCCGTTAGGCGGTGGGGGTCCAGGACGCATCATGCCTGAGTGTCCATTGTCTGGTCGGGACACGGGAGGCATgaagggtgggggaggagggatgtGGTGGGGTCCGAGAATGGGACGGTAGCAGAGTCCGGAAGGATGGCTGATGACTGGTCTGAGGGGGCCGGGGCTTGAGTCGGGGGGGGGACCTGATGGGAGAGACCAGCAGGGAGCCAGGACCCTGAGGTCGAGTGTTCTGGAGGAACAACAAATATATTAAAACAAAGAATAGCAATAGGTCCATTGTGCTTGTCGCCCTGCTGCTGGCACCAACAATGAGAGCCCCTTTCATCTGATTCAAACAGTTTCGTTAGGttagaacaaaacaaacaattaTGCACTGGTGAGAAAGACAACAATATCCCACAATAATAAGTCAAGTTACACAGTCCCACAAGAATCACACAACCGTTTCAGAATCAGGACCGTTTCCACAAAGCATTAAcctcaaaacacacacagctttaAATGATAACACATTTGAGATATCCATCATGTAGTTGTGCTGAAGTTATGGCTTTGTAGAACAGTGTCACCAATTAATTCAGTGGGGATCAGAGGGAGGGTGGGTGTTGTAATATAgggaaaaaataaaaaaggaGCTTACAGACGGGCCACGGGGAGCGGCAAAGGTCTTCAGACTTCAATGGGTCTAGGGCGGCAAAAGGCAAGCAGTTTTGCAATTGTCGCCGTTCGTGGTACTCACTCCAGTGAGCTGCGGCGTTGGCTCTACGCTCAAGGCTTTAAAATATGCATGGTTGACCAATGAGCAGAGTCCATCTCGCCAACCAACCAATGCTTTAAATCACAACCGTCGAGCTGACAACAACCGAGACCGCTGGCATCTACACACAGTAGGCAGAAATGTTCAGTTTACCGCAGCCCGTCTGTAAGCTCCTTAAAACAAGCAACCAGAATCCAGCCAGCAATGTTAAGTCTGACAACCCTGTGAAGCCACTACCCAGCTGACTGCCACTCCAGCCACTGATCCACGGCTGGGGTaagcatgctcacacacacatccacatccCTGCCACCGTTGCCTCCAACATAATACTCACTGCCTCTGGGTTCTCTGTGGAGGCCTGGGCCTCAGCCTGTGACTCTAGTGGAGTGGTCTGTTTAGTGCAAACACACccacatgatggaggaacaggggggagagagatgcacATAAGACCGTAAGGACTCACGGTGTTTCGTTGAAACTTTCCTTCTCTAGTTCCATGTCACTTTTTCCCTCCTGACATTGTTACGTAATAAGGAAGTAAATAACCTGTGGACATTTTCAGTCAATTTGAAACACTTACCGAGCTGCCCAGATCGCTTGGTGAGGATGTACGTGGGGCCATGGTGTCTGTGGAGGAACAAAGGGCAGAATGATTAGAGGAGATTTAGGATAAGGGCTCGATTAGGGATATCACCACATCAACCCTCATTGACAAAAAATACAATCCCTACCAGGTCTAGAAGCCACTGGGTGTTTGTGGTCAGGAGGGTAACGGCCGCGAGGTCGTGGTCCTGTTGGACAATAAATACACGGTGATACATCAACGTAAAACACTGCAATATTCTCAAATCTTCTAGAATGCTAACCTTGGCTCTCCTGGTTGTCATTAGGCACCTGACTCAAGACCACGTTACTGGTTCATGCTACCATCTATTTATAGCAAAGTCTGGTCTATTTGCAGTCCGAGGAAAATATCTGGTCATGTCATGGTAGGATATTATTCTTCCAGAACtagaagtaccagtaccagaatatttgagattcttcaaagaagccaccctttgccttgatgacagctttgcacacttttggcattctctcaaccagcttcatgaggtagtcacctggactgcatttcaattaacaggtgtgccttgttaaaagttaatttgtggaatttctttccttcttaatgcatttgagccaatcagttgtgttgtgacaaggtaggggtgttataaagatggtattttaccaaatagggttaagtccatattatggcaagaacagctcaaataagcaaaaagaaacagtccattactttaagacataaatcagtcaatctggaaaacttcaagaacttttaaagtttctttaagtgcagtcgcaaaaaccatcaagctctatgatgaaactggctctcatgagaaacgccacaggaaagaccaagagttacctctgctgcagaggataagttcattagagttaccagcccaaataaatgcttcagagttcaagtaacagacacatctcaacatcaactgttcagaggagaccacGTGAAGCAGGCCTTCatggtctttgtgagacgcaaagtaggtgaacggattatctccatatgtgtggttcccaccgtggagcatggaggtggtgtggtgtgatagtgctttgctggtgacactgtctgatttatttagaattcaagggacactt
This region includes:
- the aida gene encoding LOW QUALITY PROTEIN: axin interactor, dorsalization-associated protein (The sequence of the model RefSeq protein was modified relative to this genomic sequence to represent the inferred CDS: inserted 1 base in 1 codon); this encodes MSDVNKTIQKWHASFTKGTDFDSWGQLVEAIDEYQILARQLXKEVQSTNPSDFTEDQKKTLGKFATCLEMRSSALQCTQSQEEFKLEDLKKLEIIIKSILTYNKDFPFDVQPVPLRRILAPGEEENLEVEEEEDAATGAGSPESFPNRVPGTLLPRLPSEPRMSLLTIKIDKIGLKDAGQCIDPYMTVSVKDLSGIDLNPVQDTPVATRKEDTYIHFSVDIEIQRHIERLPKGAAIFFEFKHYKPKKGFTSTKCFAFMEMDEIKPGPIVIELYKKPTDFKRKKLQLLTKKPLYLHLHQTLHKD